From bacterium:
CGCGACGTTTCTTAGGCCCAAATGATAGAAATAGTTCGTCTTGTTGGAGAAGCCGATGACGATGTCTCTGAGCGAGGTTTTGCTGGTCAATTGCGCATAGAGCATCACCCCGAATTGCGACCAGCAATTGAATACTCGAGTGCGATAATCTCCTTGAAATTTGTCAACGCAGGCTCTGAAAACTGACCGAGGAACCAAACTCAAGAACTGATTGAAGACCGAGGCAAAGTTCTTCATGATTGATCTCCCGAAGTTCGGATATGATGCATTCGACTATGCGCTCATAAGATACGAAACAACAATACGGGAGAACAAGACGCGCTTTGTCAAAGGTCTGCTAATTTGTCTGTGGATATGTGGATAACTCTTTTTTGGCGCAAGCACATCAACGCCGTGCAAAATACAAGCGAGACGTATTCTGAGAATCGGTGCTTGAAATCGAACAAGCTCAAGAAAAACAGCCCGCAAAATCGCTTCTAAAGCTCAACCGGACAGCACTGATGGTAAATGGCTTGGCCCAACGTTGCAAGCCTTTAACGTCGATTAACCAATAAAACATTGCGAGGCAGCTCAACGCCCAGCCGGTCATGAAAATGCTGTAGGAGCTTGTCCACATATTTTTGTTGATAGGCAGCCAGTTGTCGAAGATGACGCCGAGCAACAGCATTGCTTGTCCGATGACAAACATCCAGGCTGTCTTCTCTTCGCGGCTGCGATCCGATCGCAGCCATTGTCCGGTCAACACACCGAACAGCGTCGAGGCAATCGCGGGAATTGTGCTCACGATTCCCTCCGGATCAAAGCCCTCGGCAGGCGCATAAATCCACGTGTGCCCGTGCAAAAAGGTTGAGTCAACGAACCAGCACAAATTTCCCGTCGGCTCCATCACGCCGGCGCCAAATCCTGGCACCGGAACAAGCTTGACCAGGAGCCAATAGGCTGCGAGCAACGTCACCGTCCAGATGATCTGCCCGCGAATCTTTGTCGTCAGAAAAACGATGCTGGCGATCAAGAAACAAATCGCGATGCGCTGCAGCACGCCGGGAATGCGAAATGTCGCCCACGAGAATTCATGATTGAAAATCAAGCCGAACGGGAAACCATTCACGACCAGACCAAGCGCGAACAAAATAGCGGCGCGTCGAAGAGTGTGCAGCAGCAATTGCTTTTTCGTTTGACCCTGCGCGAGACGTTTCGGAAACGAAAACGTCATGGCCACGCCGACGATAAAAAGAAAGAACGGAAAAATCCAATCAGTGAAAGTCCAGCCGTGCCAGACGGCATGCTTGAGCTGCGCATAGCTGTT
This genomic window contains:
- a CDS encoding DUF5009 domain-containing protein gives rise to the protein MILVNNPGSWENSYAQLKHAVWHGWTFTDWIFPFFLFIVGVAMTFSFPKRLAQGQTKKQLLLHTLRRAAILFALGLVVNGFPFGLIFNHEFSWATFRIPGVLQRIAICFLIASIVFLTTKIRGQIIWTVTLLAAYWLLVKLVPVPGFGAGVMEPTGNLCWFVDSTFLHGHTWIYAPAEGFDPEGIVSTIPAIASTLFGVLTGQWLRSDRSREEKTAWMFVIGQAMLLLGVIFDNWLPINKNMWTSSYSIFMTGWALSCLAMFYWLIDVKGLQRWAKPFTISAVRLSFRSDFAGCFS
- a CDS encoding DUF4372 domain-containing protein, encoding MKNFASVFNQFLSLVPRSVFRACVDKFQGDYRTRVFNCWSQFGVMLYAQLTSKTSLRDIVIGFSNKTNYFYHLGLRNVARSTVADANKNRDWQIYERLFAEVLLRCRDISPKHKFRFKNNLESLDATTVDLCLESFPWA